A region of Maribacter algicola DNA encodes the following proteins:
- a CDS encoding translocation/assembly module TamB domain-containing protein has translation MAGKFFLALMLLFFILVLLIRTPWVQHSIVTKLTNYISEKTGTKVAVEHVFITFSGAIMTEGIFLADKQGDTLLYSKELQMDLPIYPLLFKNELSIDDVYATGLIANIGRTKNPNGFSFSFLMEAFETSKDTTTTTKPMSISLGDFYLKDWKVRYDDAYLGTKLDVSLGNLETQIDVFNLEDMTFSVDGFSLVDSQITYHQTNDFPESNDSTTTPMPTIDLGNFDLKEVNVAYHSQPDGITSQMQLKDIGLSDVQIDLSKNSYKAEDILLKDSHMDLALNQPVDTVAIQKENTLFEWPQMEVSLNSVNLESNSFTFSRNGAVQNDTLFIPDAFAINDLQLIAENASYNPKNVHLGVENLSFKESTGINLKQLRFEIGLTDKKAFISNLNIQLNQSEARASLSAEYTSLDGAMENPADSNLEVALTELKLEPGDFVRRIPQLQKNTYLDSLAKHPITGSLKAKGSLKKVEDFDTELHWGPNTIVTMEGDFLNLTQPYAFSFNLNNIDLKSTKEDLEKFILSKNVPFKIPEKLSLNGTAQGTMDSFETHLALVLPEGKIDMDATADLGSQKQFKAQVSTDSLQLGTLLQNQNLRTISLQIEGSGAGSELSTMDAQIKGAISQFQFNAYNYKDLKLSGTLKNGSGNISLNVQDKNLNLTSDTSIDLTSEGNNIKFTSNIIGADLRELGFTKNDIKIAADINGSYSGSANNFNIQTSITNGIAVTGNEQYQISPIIINSHVEDSVTDATIESGFLNGKLYSNASPNRINKALKKQLENYFTEEAGNNNLDNVKAELKLALIPTPIISKVFFDGVQDLDSVHIDAHFDARSRQINGELFIPKFSYAGSIVDSLAIKVLGDSLNLNFSAGLSSFEYQPLHLKKTSLTGNLQNKELVLDFSSVNDTTQIMHINSELVFKKDTLTLHVSPKNLTLNKKQWQVPEDNKIIMAESYSDFQNLILSRNNQSLQISTKVPKMNSDHIGIVFKNFQLQSLLSLLNPDEPIAKGVVNGNFVILNPYEASGLVSEMDISEFLLMGNPLGTLSLNASSKSLNDYDFDLILKDGADLRLTGDYVAKQNDADLNLELDIQKFQTSIIQGFLKDQISNPSGYISGSMLVNGTLSNPAYSGRLNFNEVGLTLSDYKTNLNINEQQLDLNEEEITFNAFKVNDSGNGTITLDGTIITADLFNPEFDLAIQAEKFTVLDSKKGDNDLVYGKALIDTDLEVTGNIALPVINGRLSIGDATDLTYLVPQSQYEIQEREGVVIFVNRENPDAILTRNSGETTSSVFAGMDINTTLEISDEALFTIILDEKTQDKLQASGNATLNLNIDPNQDIRLSGRLELNSGFYRTSLYNLVSREFKINEGSSVVWTGDPYNAKLDVTAIYEIETSAAPLMSSISFGQDTGISGQYQRSSTFLVYLNVGGEITTPELSFVLDMPENVRGTYGGAVYGRIQQLNEQESELNKQVFSLLALNRFYPTSGSDGSSGGAVALARNNVNKVLSGELNSISNKLLGNSGFELDFDLDSFQENLGASYQNRTQLNINARKKLFNDRLIVTAGSAVDVEGSASNSDTATPLIGNVTLEYLLTEEGTYRLKGFRRQEYQNIIDGQLIVTGLAFIFDREFNKFSQLFNPVKNTAKKEDNPKKE, from the coding sequence ATGGCAGGAAAGTTTTTTCTGGCCCTCATGCTGCTATTCTTTATTTTGGTACTGCTTATACGGACACCTTGGGTACAGCATAGTATCGTTACGAAGCTTACCAATTATATTTCGGAAAAGACAGGTACCAAAGTTGCGGTGGAGCATGTCTTCATAACATTTTCAGGGGCCATCATGACCGAAGGTATTTTCTTGGCGGACAAACAGGGCGATACGCTGCTCTACTCCAAAGAACTTCAGATGGATTTACCCATCTACCCACTACTCTTTAAAAATGAATTGTCCATTGACGATGTGTACGCCACTGGACTCATTGCGAACATCGGTAGGACCAAAAATCCCAATGGCTTCAGTTTTTCATTTCTGATGGAGGCCTTCGAAACCTCAAAGGATACCACTACCACCACAAAACCCATGTCCATATCATTGGGCGATTTTTATTTAAAAGACTGGAAAGTTCGCTACGACGATGCTTATTTGGGGACAAAATTGGACGTATCCCTTGGAAACCTGGAGACACAAATAGATGTTTTTAATCTGGAAGATATGACGTTTTCCGTGGATGGATTTAGTTTGGTCGATAGCCAAATAACCTATCATCAAACAAATGATTTTCCTGAATCCAATGACTCCACTACCACCCCGATGCCCACTATTGATTTGGGCAATTTCGATTTAAAAGAAGTGAACGTGGCCTACCACTCCCAACCTGATGGAATAACATCTCAAATGCAACTTAAAGATATTGGATTATCGGATGTGCAGATAGACCTATCCAAAAATAGCTACAAGGCAGAGGATATTCTACTGAAAGACTCCCATATGGATTTGGCATTAAATCAACCTGTGGACACCGTTGCCATACAAAAAGAAAACACTCTATTTGAGTGGCCCCAAATGGAAGTTTCCCTGAATAGTGTTAATCTGGAGTCGAACTCCTTTACTTTTTCCCGAAACGGCGCCGTACAAAATGATACCTTGTTCATCCCCGATGCCTTTGCAATAAACGATTTGCAACTAATCGCTGAAAATGCAAGTTACAATCCTAAAAATGTACATCTGGGAGTAGAAAACCTTTCGTTCAAAGAGTCAACCGGAATCAATCTAAAACAATTGCGTTTTGAAATAGGTCTAACGGACAAAAAAGCCTTCATTTCCAATTTAAACATACAACTGAACCAAAGTGAGGCCCGTGCCAGTCTATCTGCAGAATATACTTCTCTGGATGGAGCCATGGAAAATCCAGCGGACAGCAATCTGGAAGTGGCCCTTACGGAACTCAAACTGGAACCAGGGGATTTTGTCAGAAGGATACCCCAATTACAAAAAAACACCTATCTGGATTCCCTTGCGAAACACCCTATTACGGGTAGCCTAAAAGCAAAGGGGAGCTTGAAAAAAGTAGAAGACTTTGACACTGAACTCCATTGGGGACCTAATACCATTGTAACCATGGAGGGAGATTTTTTAAATCTCACACAACCTTATGCCTTTTCGTTCAATTTGAACAATATTGACTTAAAATCCACCAAAGAAGACCTTGAAAAATTCATATTGTCCAAGAACGTACCCTTTAAGATTCCCGAAAAACTATCACTCAACGGAACGGCGCAAGGAACCATGGATTCCTTTGAGACACATTTGGCCTTGGTACTACCAGAAGGTAAAATAGACATGGATGCCACTGCAGATCTCGGTTCCCAAAAACAATTCAAGGCACAAGTGAGCACGGATAGTCTGCAATTGGGAACATTGTTGCAAAACCAAAATCTGAGAACTATTTCCCTTCAAATTGAAGGTTCCGGTGCTGGTTCGGAACTTTCTACCATGGATGCCCAAATTAAGGGTGCCATTTCCCAGTTTCAATTCAATGCATACAATTATAAGGACCTTAAACTTTCAGGAACACTAAAAAATGGTTCTGGGAATATATCCTTGAATGTTCAAGACAAAAATCTCAATCTTACATCGGATACGTCTATTGATTTAACCTCAGAAGGAAATAACATCAAGTTTACTTCCAATATAATCGGTGCGGACCTTCGGGAACTGGGCTTCACCAAAAATGACATAAAAATTGCAGCCGATATAAACGGTTCCTATTCGGGCTCAGCCAATAATTTTAACATCCAAACCTCCATTACCAATGGCATTGCTGTGACCGGTAATGAACAATACCAAATTTCTCCCATAATCATTAACTCCCACGTAGAAGATTCCGTAACAGATGCGACCATAGAAAGCGGCTTTTTGAATGGAAAACTCTACTCAAATGCATCCCCCAACAGAATCAATAAAGCCTTAAAAAAACAATTGGAAAACTACTTCACTGAGGAAGCGGGGAATAATAATTTGGACAATGTCAAGGCGGAATTAAAATTGGCCCTTATCCCTACCCCTATCATTTCAAAAGTATTTTTTGATGGCGTCCAAGATTTGGACTCGGTACATATTGATGCCCATTTCGATGCCCGTTCAAGGCAAATTAACGGTGAGCTCTTCATCCCCAAATTCTCCTATGCCGGCAGTATCGTGGACAGTCTTGCTATAAAGGTCCTTGGGGATTCGCTAAACCTCAATTTTTCTGCGGGTCTTTCTAGTTTTGAGTACCAACCGCTTCACTTAAAAAAAACCTCTTTAACGGGAAACCTGCAAAACAAGGAATTGGTATTGGATTTTAGTTCCGTGAACGACACCACCCAGATAATGCATATCAACTCTGAACTGGTATTCAAAAAAGATACTCTCACCCTCCATGTCTCTCCCAAAAATCTTACGCTCAATAAAAAACAATGGCAAGTACCGGAGGATAACAAAATAATCATGGCAGAATCCTATTCGGATTTTCAAAATCTGATTCTTTCTAGAAACAACCAGTCGCTTCAAATTTCAACAAAGGTTCCTAAAATGAATAGCGACCATATAGGAATCGTTTTTAAAAACTTCCAATTGCAATCCCTTTTAAGTCTGTTGAATCCCGATGAACCTATTGCCAAGGGCGTCGTCAATGGTAATTTTGTTATACTTAACCCATATGAAGCTTCAGGTTTGGTTTCGGAAATGGATATTTCAGAATTTCTACTCATGGGAAATCCGCTGGGGACCTTAAGCCTAAATGCCTCCTCCAAATCCCTGAACGACTATGATTTTGACCTTATATTGAAAGATGGTGCAGATCTTAGGCTTACCGGAGATTATGTGGCTAAACAAAATGATGCCGATTTAAACCTGGAACTGGACATTCAAAAATTTCAAACAAGTATTATACAGGGCTTTCTTAAGGATCAAATTTCAAATCCGTCCGGGTATATCTCCGGTAGTATGCTGGTCAATGGTACGCTTAGTAATCCCGCCTACTCCGGCAGGTTAAATTTCAATGAGGTAGGTCTTACACTGTCGGATTATAAAACAAATTTGAACATCAACGAACAGCAGCTCGATTTAAACGAAGAGGAAATCACCTTTAATGCTTTTAAAGTAAACGATTCAGGCAATGGAACAATTACTTTGGATGGCACCATAATTACAGCTGATCTTTTTAATCCGGAGTTCGACCTTGCTATCCAAGCGGAGAAATTCACGGTACTGGATTCCAAAAAAGGAGATAACGATTTGGTTTATGGCAAGGCTCTGATCGACACGGATTTGGAGGTGACGGGAAATATAGCATTACCGGTAATCAATGGTAGGCTAAGTATTGGTGATGCAACGGACCTCACCTATTTGGTTCCCCAAAGCCAATACGAAATACAGGAACGGGAAGGCGTAGTAATTTTTGTTAATCGTGAAAACCCCGATGCCATATTGACACGAAACTCGGGCGAAACGACCAGTTCAGTCTTTGCCGGCATGGATATCAATACCACTCTGGAAATTTCGGATGAAGCTCTATTTACAATAATCTTGGATGAAAAAACACAAGATAAATTACAAGCATCTGGAAATGCGACTTTAAATCTCAATATTGATCCAAATCAGGATATACGATTATCGGGAAGACTGGAGCTAAATTCTGGATTCTACAGAACAAGCCTTTATAATCTAGTAAGCCGGGAATTTAAGATTAACGAAGGAAGTAGCGTGGTATGGACCGGTGACCCCTATAATGCAAAACTGGATGTTACGGCCATCTATGAAATTGAAACCTCCGCTGCTCCCCTTATGTCTTCTATAAGCTTTGGGCAGGATACCGGGATTTCCGGACAATACCAGAGATCTTCCACCTTTTTGGTGTATCTAAATGTTGGAGGTGAAATTACGACCCCAGAACTATCCTTTGTATTGGACATGCCCGAGAATGTACGGGGAACCTATGGCGGAGCGGTTTATGGCCGCATACAGCAATTGAACGAGCAAGAATCAGAACTTAACAAACAGGTGTTTTCCTTACTGGCCTTGAACCGATTCTATCCTACCTCAGGAAGTGATGGAAGTAGTGGTGGTGCCGTGGCCCTCGCCCGAAACAATGTAAACAAAGTGCTATCCGGCGAACTCAACTCCATCTCCAATAAGCTTTTGGGCAATAGTGGTTTTGAACTGGATTTTGATCTGGACAGCTTTCAAGAGAATCTGGGTGCCAGTTATCAAAATAGAACCCAATTGAATATCAATGCACGTAAGAAACTGTTCAATGACCGTTTGATCGTTACCGCGGGTAGTGCTGTAGACGTGGAGGGAAGCGCTTCCAATTCCGATACCGCTACGCCCCTCATTGGAAACGTGACCTTGGAATATCTATTGACAGAGGAAGGAACCTATCGCCTAAAAGGGTTTAGAAGACAGGAATATCAAAATATCATTGACGGGCAACTTATTGTTACGGGACTTGCCTTTATTTTTGATCGGGAGTTCAATAAATTCAGTCAGTTGTTCAATCCGGTAAAGAATACGGCCAAAAAAGAGGACAACCCTAAAAAAGAATAA
- a CDS encoding DUF4407 domain-containing protein, translating to MLQDFFILCSGADSEILKTCSKGEQNKYAGIGATVFFTAVMAFIASSYALYTVFDSVYAAVFFGLIWGLLIFNLDRFIVSTIKKRNNFSQELLQATPRILLAIIIAVVISKPLEMKIFEKEINQVLLEQKNELTLANKEQLALQYTPKVEQLNQDISDLKSEIATQEAETNALYDVYINEAEGTAGTGLLGKGPVYKEKREKHDAALAELQELKVTNGEKIKSLESQIATLDAEYAEVVKNSQPIIDGFDGLMARIIALGELPWFPSFFIFLLFLAIETSPIIAKLLAPKGEYDVKLEEQESILSSWVAQKVAQRQLIVSTDGEINQKIYEDLKGEEELYGYKKQKAEELLRLQADKFHEVQVKNL from the coding sequence ATGCTTCAAGACTTTTTTATCCTTTGTTCCGGGGCGGATTCCGAAATTTTAAAAACCTGTTCCAAGGGAGAGCAGAACAAATATGCCGGCATTGGCGCAACTGTTTTTTTTACGGCCGTCATGGCCTTTATTGCTAGTAGCTATGCCCTTTATACCGTTTTTGACAGTGTGTATGCCGCGGTTTTCTTCGGTCTCATTTGGGGCCTTTTGATTTTTAACCTGGATCGATTTATCGTTTCTACCATTAAAAAGCGTAATAATTTTTCACAGGAATTGCTACAGGCCACTCCCCGTATTTTGTTGGCCATCATCATCGCGGTTGTCATTTCCAAACCGCTCGAAATGAAAATTTTCGAAAAGGAAATCAACCAGGTGCTTTTGGAGCAAAAAAATGAATTGACCTTGGCCAATAAGGAACAGCTTGCTTTACAGTATACGCCTAAAGTGGAGCAATTGAACCAGGATATATCTGACTTAAAATCAGAAATTGCCACCCAGGAAGCCGAAACAAATGCGCTCTATGATGTTTACATAAACGAAGCCGAAGGAACGGCCGGAACCGGACTTTTAGGGAAAGGTCCCGTATACAAGGAGAAACGTGAAAAACACGATGCGGCATTAGCGGAATTACAGGAATTAAAGGTTACCAATGGTGAAAAAATAAAGTCCCTGGAATCTCAAATCGCAACCTTGGATGCAGAGTACGCCGAAGTGGTAAAAAATTCCCAACCGATTATTGATGGTTTTGATGGACTCATGGCCCGAATTATAGCTTTAGGTGAGCTTCCATGGTTTCCATCCTTCTTTATTTTTCTATTGTTCCTAGCTATAGAAACCTCGCCCATAATTGCCAAATTATTAGCTCCCAAGGGGGAATACGACGTCAAATTAGAGGAACAGGAAAGTATCCTTAGCTCATGGGTAGCTCAAAAGGTAGCTCAAAGACAACTGATAGTTTCTACGGATGGAGAAATCAACCAGAAAATCTATGAGGATCTAAAGGGTGAAGAGGAACTTTACGGTTATAAAAAGCAGAAAGCGGAAGAACTCTTACGACTACAGGCGGATAAATTCCATGAAGTTCAAGTTAAAAACTTATAG
- the tamL gene encoding translocation and assembly module lipoprotein TamL translates to MKKSIRKYLFLSGLGILLIQSCSIEKFIPEGERLYTGAQLELDTIGEFKGLKDVKTELVNLIEPNPNTRFLGMRPALFFYYKAQREKPGFIYRFLNKSFGEEPVYFSEVKPEKVEELLLNRLDNNGFFYSRTSSEPVLKEKYAYVNYAATVQQPYTLENYQLDNDSLPIYRELSDLIKDTPLSKNDRFDLDLLKAERERLNFNLKQRGYYNSQANLLIFEADTNQYKNKKFDLFLRLKKEVPKKSAMPYIIDSITVYPNYSVEGDTIPKSRQNPVTVNETDFIQNEYFFKPELLETYLLFKEGDLYNANTSKITSDRLASLGSYKYVNIQYRELDTTMTDGDYGSLAADIYLAPLTKRSLRAEVQAVTKSNGFTGPGVQLTYSNRNLFKGGETLSLSTHFSYESQLSSGNNSSLSSIAYGIKGDLIFPRSIPFSPRNFRYSVPKTKISTGIDFLRRSQLFTLSSINGSFGYTWKENKYVYHQLDPVSINYSRLSNVTDEFQTILDDNPFLRRSFEQRFIAGLMYGFTYDEVSDLDKDYPIFFSTNMDIAGNLFSLLDGGSGTIVGSEYAQYAKVDADFRFYLRWGKDQSLVTRVYAGWGVPYGNSETMPFIKQFFSGGPYSVRAFDIRSLGPGNFNAQEDESTTDYFDRSGNLKLEANLEYRFPIYSYLKGAFFVDAGNVWLTGNYDELEADQRNSNFSNTLFTDGTFESDWIREVAAGFGFGARVDIQNFVIRLDLASPFRVPNRPINDRWNIPFFGDKGNKMTLNFAIGYPF, encoded by the coding sequence TTGAAAAAATCCATCAGAAAATATCTTTTTTTATCTGGACTGGGAATTTTGCTAATACAATCCTGTAGTATAGAAAAGTTCATCCCGGAAGGTGAGAGGTTGTATACGGGTGCCCAATTGGAATTGGACACCATTGGTGAATTCAAGGGGTTAAAGGATGTTAAAACCGAGTTGGTCAATCTAATCGAGCCCAATCCCAATACAAGGTTTTTGGGCATGAGACCGGCCCTGTTTTTTTATTACAAGGCACAACGTGAAAAACCAGGTTTTATTTATAGATTTTTGAACAAATCCTTTGGTGAGGAACCGGTATATTTTTCAGAGGTCAAACCAGAAAAAGTAGAGGAACTGCTATTGAACCGTTTGGACAACAACGGCTTCTTCTATAGCCGAACCAGCTCGGAACCTGTCCTGAAAGAAAAATACGCCTATGTAAATTATGCGGCTACAGTTCAGCAGCCTTATACTTTGGAAAACTACCAACTGGACAATGATTCCCTTCCCATTTACAGGGAATTGTCAGACCTCATCAAGGATACGCCCTTATCCAAGAACGACCGTTTTGATCTTGACCTGCTCAAGGCAGAAAGGGAACGTTTGAATTTCAATCTAAAACAACGCGGCTATTATAACAGCCAGGCAAATCTTCTCATTTTCGAGGCGGATACCAATCAATATAAAAATAAGAAATTCGACCTGTTTCTTAGATTGAAAAAAGAAGTACCAAAAAAATCGGCCATGCCCTATATCATAGATTCCATAACGGTATATCCCAATTATTCCGTGGAGGGGGATACCATACCAAAATCCCGACAAAATCCGGTAACGGTCAATGAAACCGATTTTATACAGAACGAATACTTCTTTAAACCTGAATTGCTAGAAACCTATCTTCTCTTTAAAGAAGGAGACCTTTATAATGCAAATACCTCTAAGATTACCAGCGACCGACTCGCTTCCTTGGGCAGTTACAAATATGTAAATATCCAATATAGGGAGTTGGATACCACCATGACAGATGGCGATTACGGTTCCCTAGCGGCCGATATCTATTTGGCTCCGTTGACCAAACGTTCCCTTCGGGCAGAGGTACAGGCCGTTACAAAATCCAACGGATTTACGGGACCTGGTGTGCAACTTACCTATAGCAATAGAAATTTGTTCAAAGGTGGGGAAACCTTAAGTTTATCCACCCATTTCTCCTATGAGTCACAGCTCTCGTCCGGGAATAATTCCAGTTTAAGCAGCATTGCTTATGGCATAAAGGGCGATTTAATTTTTCCAAGGTCCATCCCTTTTTCACCCAGAAATTTTAGATACTCCGTTCCTAAAACCAAAATTTCCACGGGAATTGATTTCTTAAGACGTAGTCAGCTTTTCACCTTGAGTTCCATTAACGGTTCCTTTGGATATACCTGGAAGGAGAATAAGTATGTATACCATCAACTGGATCCCGTTAGTATCAACTACTCCCGTTTATCCAATGTAACCGATGAATTTCAAACCATTTTAGATGACAATCCATTTCTAAGACGAAGTTTTGAACAACGCTTTATAGCCGGACTTATGTATGGATTTACGTACGACGAAGTATCCGATTTGGATAAGGATTATCCTATTTTCTTCTCCACGAACATGGATATTGCCGGTAACCTTTTTAGTTTGCTCGATGGTGGTTCAGGGACCATCGTAGGTTCGGAATACGCCCAATATGCCAAGGTGGATGCAGACTTTAGGTTTTATCTGCGTTGGGGCAAGGACCAATCCTTGGTAACCAGGGTTTATGCCGGGTGGGGCGTGCCTTATGGAAATAGTGAGACAATGCCTTTTATAAAGCAGTTTTTCTCCGGAGGGCCTTATAGTGTTAGGGCTTTTGACATACGCTCCTTGGGTCCTGGTAATTTCAATGCCCAAGAAGACGAGTCCACTACGGACTATTTTGACCGTTCCGGTAATCTAAAACTGGAAGCCAATTTGGAATACCGATTTCCTATTTATTCCTATTTAAAAGGTGCTTTCTTTGTGGATGCTGGTAACGTTTGGCTTACGGGAAATTACGATGAATTGGAAGCCGACCAACGAAACAGTAATTTCTCCAATACCTTGTTCACCGATGGTACGTTTGAATCGGACTGGATTCGTGAAGTCGCTGCCGGATTTGGATTCGGTGCCCGTGTGGACATCCAGAATTTTGTGATTCGTCTAGATTTGGCTTCACCCTTCCGTGTTCCCAATCGGCCGATAAATGACCGATGGAACATCCCCTTCTTTGGGGATAAAGGAAATAAAATGACCTTGAATTTCGCTATTGGATATCCATTCTAA
- a CDS encoding M56 family metallopeptidase has translation MILAFLLKSTACLAIFLAFYKLVLEKESIHTFKRFFLLGALITSFIIPNIVFTEYVEIASGTEINVTPMTGDLQALDSEPVAIISTSLDWEVILWSIYGIGVIIFGFRFIRHLLQIWSRIRFNPKLKENFITRVLLRQSVAPHTFFNYIFLNKKEFEEKNIPQEVLMHEEAHAKQRHSLDVLFIEMVQVFFWFNPLIYLLKSSIKLNHEFLADNAVVNSNISIPKYQHLLLSFLSKASENHHSSIKIANAIVYSSTRAERSRSIKKRFTVMKTKTSKKSIVLRSFLLLPLTTILLFGFSEKKEIPFSEKAVLEITLKSKNNVDPSLWSATKKELLKFNALAKKYNAIPVEKRKIPMDDLQTLETIYGKMNEVQKKVAQPFPECPPQNQITVELIEININNNGQLLVQDELVRLEDLKAYLSKFNNHLSFDEREKVVRSIIKVDTKTPKGVIQKVDKILMEYGCATINIVGRDNQPQSKVQHSATRQEMNEYNTLAKKYNEMDPNRMVIKNKEIKRLKELYVKMSKKQQADAEPFPNFPPPPPAPKAPEPPKNVSDTNYAANQIETIIEKQDPYDVVGKTILVNRSELPEPQMTPTYIKISEPNIATPPPPPNPISPVESIEKLAKEGADFILNGTPISAEKALEVVKNNHKINIDLRESSGEKPLVKLSVNPIHLKN, from the coding sequence ATGATACTCGCCTTTCTCTTAAAATCGACCGCATGCTTGGCCATTTTTTTGGCCTTCTACAAACTTGTTTTGGAAAAGGAAAGTATTCATACTTTTAAACGATTTTTCCTGCTTGGAGCTTTGATCACCTCCTTTATAATTCCCAATATTGTATTTACGGAGTACGTTGAAATAGCATCAGGTACCGAAATTAATGTTACTCCGATGACTGGAGATTTACAAGCCTTGGACTCCGAGCCAGTAGCTATAATATCAACATCTTTGGATTGGGAAGTAATTCTATGGAGCATTTATGGCATTGGGGTTATCATTTTTGGATTTCGATTTATAAGGCATCTGCTACAAATTTGGTCCCGTATTCGGTTTAACCCCAAATTGAAGGAGAACTTTATCACCCGGGTACTTCTAAGACAGTCTGTCGCACCACACACCTTTTTCAACTACATCTTTTTGAACAAAAAAGAATTTGAGGAAAAAAATATCCCACAAGAAGTATTGATGCATGAAGAAGCGCATGCCAAACAAAGACATAGCTTGGATGTACTTTTTATTGAAATGGTCCAAGTGTTCTTTTGGTTCAACCCCCTGATTTATTTATTAAAATCCTCCATAAAACTAAATCATGAATTTTTGGCCGATAATGCCGTAGTAAACAGCAATATAAGCATTCCCAAATACCAACATCTTTTACTTTCCTTTTTGTCAAAGGCAAGTGAAAATCACCATTCATCCATCAAAATAGCGAACGCTATAGTTTATTCATCAACCCGTGCCGAGCGAAGTCGAAGCATCAAAAAACGTTTTACAGTCATGAAAACAAAAACATCAAAAAAATCAATTGTTCTAAGAAGCTTTTTGCTTCTCCCCTTAACCACTATTCTCTTATTTGGATTTAGTGAAAAAAAGGAAATTCCCTTTAGCGAAAAAGCAGTCTTAGAGATAACGTTAAAATCAAAAAATAACGTTGATCCGAGTCTTTGGTCCGCTACAAAGAAAGAATTATTAAAATTCAACGCTCTTGCCAAAAAGTACAATGCTATCCCGGTTGAAAAAAGAAAAATACCCATGGATGACCTCCAAACTCTGGAAACCATCTATGGCAAAATGAACGAGGTACAGAAAAAGGTAGCACAACCATTTCCAGAATGTCCGCCCCAAAATCAAATAACAGTGGAGCTCATAGAAATCAATATTAACAATAACGGTCAATTATTGGTTCAGGATGAACTGGTACGTTTGGAGGATTTAAAAGCCTATCTATCTAAATTTAATAATCATCTTTCCTTTGACGAACGAGAAAAAGTAGTGCGTTCCATTATTAAAGTAGACACCAAAACCCCAAAGGGGGTCATCCAAAAAGTAGATAAAATCTTAATGGAATATGGCTGTGCTACGATTAATATCGTTGGCAGGGATAATCAACCTCAATCAAAAGTTCAACATAGCGCCACCCGTCAAGAAATGAACGAATACAATACCCTGGCCAAAAAGTACAATGAAATGGACCCTAACCGTATGGTCATCAAAAACAAGGAAATAAAACGCTTAAAGGAATTGTACGTAAAAATGTCCAAAAAACAACAAGCGGATGCAGAACCCTTTCCTAATTTTCCTCCACCTCCCCCTGCCCCAAAAGCACCAGAACCTCCCAAAAATGTTTCGGATACTAATTATGCAGCGAACCAAATAGAAACCATAATTGAGAAACAGGATCCTTATGATGTGGTTGGCAAGACTATACTGGTTAATAGGTCTGAACTACCGGAGCCTCAAATGACTCCAACCTATATCAAGATTAGTGAACCAAATATAGCAACGCCACCTCCTCCGCCAAACCCTATCTCCCCCGTTGAAAGCATTGAGAAATTGGCCAAAGAGGGAGCCGACTTTATACTCAACGGCACACCCATTTCCGCAGAAAAAGCATTGGAAGTCGTTAAAAACAATCACAAAATAAACATCGACCTCAGGGAATCCAGTGGAGAAAAGCCTTTAGTGAAGTTATCAGTAAATCCCATTCACCTAAAAAACTAG